The following proteins come from a genomic window of Populus nigra chromosome 6, ddPopNigr1.1, whole genome shotgun sequence:
- the LOC133696500 gene encoding mitochondrial hydrolase YKR070W-like isoform X3, which yields MRFQKTVAFGFPQIKNKAAPFLFQYHASRSFSSQLQSGQKRRSSFGIAFDIDGVILRGKDPIGGSPQALRRLYGDSGNLNVPFLFLTNGGGIPESRRASELSELLGVKILPSQVLQGHSPFKSLMERYENQLIVATGKGEPAVVMSEYGFKKAVSLDEYASCFENIDPLAQYKKWTTKQGLDRSSLPLNTVPRYDVSSETVKAVFVVSDPVDWGRDIQVLCDVLRCGGLPGQENGHQPQPPLYFAADDLEYQAAFPSNRLGMGAFRIALESVFNRIHYNPLEYVCFGKPDPFVFKNAEAMLKQLQPSYHSDNFKEPGDSGLQSFKTLYMIGDNPSVDVKGAQQAGHPWFSILTRTGVFRGKHNHAEFPADLASQTMKLSACCKLIFINMIGSHVSPLTNYPGY from the exons ATGAGATTCCAAAAAACGGTAGCGTTTGGGTTTCCCcagataaaaaacaaagcagCGCCATTTCTGTTTCAATATCATGCCTCGCGTTCCTTCTCCTCACAGCTTCAGTCAGGGCAGAAACGACG GTCCTCTTTTGGAATCGCCTTTGATATCGATGGCGTTATTCTTCGTGGTAAAGATCCCATCGGCGGCTCTCCTCAAGCTCTGCGTAGATTATACGGAGATTCTG GAAACTTGAACGTTCCCTTTTTGTTCCTGACAAATG GAGGTGGCATTCCGGAATCGAGGAGAGCTAGTGAGTTAAGCGAACTGCTTGGAGTAAAGATTTTACCTTCTCAG GTTTTACAGGGTCATTCAccttttaaaagtttaatggaaag ATACGAGAATCAACTCATTGTTGCCACTGGAAAAGGAGAACCTGCTGTAGTAATGTCTGAGTATGGTTTCAA AAAAGCTGTATCCTTGGACGAGTATGCTTCCTGTTTTGAAAACATTGATCCTCTGGCTCAATACAAAAAGTGGACAACTAAGCAGGGGTTGGATAGGAGCAGTCTGCCCCTGAATACAGTGCCGAGATATGATGTTTCTTCTGAAACAGTTAAGGCGGTATTTGTTGTTAGCGATCCTGTAGATTGGGGCAGGGACATTCAG GTTCTCTGTGATGTTTTAAGATGTGGAGGTCTTCCTGGACAGGAGAATGGGCATCAGCCCCAGCCTCCTCTATATTTTGCCGCTGATGATCTCGAATACCAG GCTGCGTTTCCTTCTAATCGACTTGGAATGGGTGCTTTCAGAATTGCTCTGGAGAGTGTCTTCAACAG AATTCACTATAATCCACTGGAGTATGTttgttttgggaagcctgatcCATTTGTATTTAAGAATGCTGAAGCTATGTTGAAGCAACTTCAGCCATCTTATCATAGTGATAATTTTAAGGAACCTGGAGATTCTGGGTTACAGTCATTCAAAACTCTCTATATGATTGGTGACAATCCTTCAGTTGACGTTAAAGGTGCACAACAG GCAGGACATCCTTGGTTTTCTATCCTAACAAGGACAGGTGTTTTCCGCGGGAAACATAACCATGCAGAGTTTCCTGCAGATCTGGCAAGTCAAACGATGAAACTTTCTGCATGCtgtaaattaatattcataaacATGATAGGATCACACGTTTCCCCACTGACAAATTACCCAGGTTATTGA
- the LOC133696465 gene encoding large ribosomal subunit protein uL10c-like: protein METTGLLSFPSSKPPLSRTHFRPSNPFSLSFPTTHKTSVSHRPITIKSAISRTKKEETVEIVKTQLENCYLLAAIKYTGFTVKQFQDFRRSLPESSKLIVAKNTLVYKAIEGTPWEALKPCMTGMNAWLFVHTEEIPEALKPYRDFQKEKKLENDFTGAVFEGKFYGPDDFKQLETMPSRAEIYAKILGALQGPAIGLVGTLQAPARDVVMVLKAYVQKLEEESGGQ from the coding sequence ATGGAAACCACCGGTCTCCTCTCCTTCCCCTCCTCGAAACCCCCTCTTTCCCGAACCCATTTTCGCCCCTCAAACCCATTTTCCCTTTCCTTCCCCACAACCCACAAAACCTCCGTTTCACACAGACCCATTACCATCAAATCCGCAATTTCCCGCACCAAAAAGGAAGAAACAGTAGAAATAGTCAAAACCCAGCTCGAAAATTGCTACCTCTTAGCAGCTATAAAATACACAGGCTTCACAGTCAAACAATTTCAAGACTTTAGAAGATCATTGCCTGAATCATCAAAACTCATAGTAGCTAAAAACACCTTGGTTTATAAGGCCATTGAAGGCACTCCATGGGAAGCTTTAAAACCTTGTATGACAGGAATGAATGCTTGGCTTTTTGTGCATACCGAAGAGATACCTGAAGCTTTAAAGCCTTATAGGGATTTTCAGAAGGAAAAGAAGTTGGAGAATGATTTCACCGGGGCTGTCTTTGAAGGAAAGTTTTACGGGCCCGATGATTTTAAGCAACTTGAAACTATGCCGTCTAGAGCTGAGATTTATGCTAAGATTTTGGGAGCTTTACAGGGTCCTGCTATTGGATTGGTGGGTACTTTACAGGCGCCAGCGAGGGATGTTGTCATGGTTTTAAAGGCTTATGTGCAGAAATTGGAGGAGGAGAGTGGTGGGCAATAG
- the LOC133696464 gene encoding leucine aminopeptidase-like yields MIDPHSFTDSTHPLTTHVSLTLYFHFPSSTIHATALFTLQTPHTGPLSLDTRSLTIHKILDPATLAPLPFTLSSSEHPIKGRLLTVYLDNNSSVLILYSTSPSSSALQWLSPPQTFNKTHPFVYTQCHPVHARSVFPCQDTPAARVCYSAKLNLPRELSAVMSARHCDRHDPVGTDLDGVLTNEESGFGFDLKSLWCEEGRVVEEFVMEQPIPPYLFAFAVGELGFREVGPRTRVYSEAVDGVLDAAAREFAGTEEMIRQAERLFGEYDWERFDLLVLPPSFPYAGMENPRMVFLTPTVIKGDASGARLVAHELAHSWTGNLITNKNNEHFWLNEGFTTYADRRIVEVVQGEDIAALNIGIGWRGLNEEMERFKDNMEFTKLKNNQEGVDPDDVYSRVPYEKGFQFLWRIEHQIGRPAFDEFLKKYIATFKFKSIDTETFLDFLKANVHGIEKDIDLQLWTEGTGIPPDAHEPVSNLYIKITSLAKDFKLGRMPREDEVANWKGQEWELYLKNLPRAVEASQVLALDARYRLSESKDYEVKVAFLQLAISSRCRDYYGEVEKTLKEVGRMKFLRSLYSGLVEGPGNEEEKILAKRVFAEARECYHPIAQGIVEAIFAKHV; encoded by the exons ATGATCGATCCTCACTCATTCACTGATTCAACTCACCCCCTAACCACCCACGTATCCCTCACTCTCTACTTCCACTTCCCTTCCTCCACCATCCACGCCACCGCTCTCTTCACCCTCCAAACCCCACACACTGGCCCGCTCTCTCTCGACACTCGCTCCCTCACCATCCACAAAATCCTCGACCCTGCAACTCTAGCTCCCCTCCCTTTCACTCTCTCCTCTTCTGAACACCCCATCAAAGGGCGACTCCTTACCGTTTATCTCGACAACAACTCCTCAGTTCTCATCCTTTACTCCACCTCCCCTTCCTCTTCGGCCCTCCAATGGCTCTCTCCGCCCCAAACTTTCAACAAAACTCACCCTTTTGTCTACACCCAATGCCACCCTGTTCACGCGCGCTCCGTTTTTCCTTGCCAGGATACGCCTGCCGCGCGTGTTTGTTACTCTGCAAAGTTGAATCTTCCGCGGGAGCTTTCTGCTGTTATGTCTGCTAGGCATTGTGACCGTCATGACCCTGTTGGTACTGATTTGGATGGGGTGTTGACGAATGAGGAGTCTGGAtttggatttgatttgaagTCGTTGTGGTGCGAGGAAGGGAGGGTTGTGGAGGAGTTTGTAATGGAACAGCCAATTCCGCCGTACTTGTTTGCGTTTGCTGTTGGGGAATTGGGGTTTAGAGAGGTGGGGCCGAGGACTAGGGTTTATTCGGAGGCAGTTGATGGGGTTTTGGATGCAGCTGCGAGGGAGTTTGCAGGAACTGAAGAGATGATTAGGCAAGCGGAGAGGTTGTTTGGTGAGTATGATTGGGAGAGGTTTGATTTATTGGTTTTGCCACCGAGTTTTCCATATGCTGGAATGGAGAATCCAAGGATGGTGTTTTTGACTCCTACAGTGATTAAAGGGGATGCGAGTGGCGCACGGCTTGTGGCGCATGAGTTGGCTCATAGTTGGACTGGGAATTTGATCACTAACAAGAATAATGAGCATTTTTGGTTGAATGAG GGTTTCACAACATATGCGGATAGGAGAATTGTTGAGGTCGTGCAAGGCGAAGATATAGCTGCTCTGAATATTGGAATTGGTTGGAGAGGTTTGAATGAGGAAATGGAGAGGTTCAAGGACAACATGGAGTTCACTAAGCTAAAAAACAATCAGGAAGGAGTGGACCCAGATGACGTGTACTCTCGAGTGCCATATGAGAAGGGTTTCCAGTTTCTGTGGCGCATTGAACATCAG ATTGGAAGACCTGCTTTTGACGAGTTCCTCAAGAAATATATCGCCACGTTCAAGTTCAAGTCAATTGACACAGAGACATTTCTTGATTTCCTGAAAGCCAATGTTCACGGAATAGAGAAAGATATTGACCTTCAGCTATGGACTGAGGGCACTGGCATCCCTCCAGATGCTCATGAACCGGTTTCAAACTTGTATATAAAGATTACATCACTTGCAAAGGATTTTAAGCTTGGGAGGATGCCGAGAGAGGATGAAGTTGCTAACTGGAAAGGGCAGGAATGGGAGCTGTACCTAAAGAACCTGCCCAGAGCTGTTGAAGCCTCACAG GTGTTAGCCTTGGATGCTCGCTATAGGCTGTCGGAATCCAAGGACTATGAGGTGAAAGTGGCATTTCTCCAACTGGCTATCTCCTCCAGGTGCAGAGATTACTATGGTGAGGTGGAGAAAACATTGAAGGAAGTTGGGAGGATGAAGTTCCTCCGCTCACTCTACAGTGGTCTTGTTGAAGGCCCCGGAAACGAAGAAGAGAAAATTTTGGCCAAGAGAGTGTTTGCTGAAGCTCGTGAATGTTACCATCCTATAGCTCAAGGTATTGTTGAGGCAATCTTTGCCAAGCACGTGTAG
- the LOC133696500 gene encoding mitochondrial hydrolase YKR070W-like isoform X1, translating to MRFQKTVAFGFPQIKNKAAPFLFQYHASRSFSSQLQSGQKRRSSFGIAFDIDGVILRGKDPIGGSPQALRRLYGDSGNLNVPFLFLTNGGGIPESRRASELSELLGVKILPSQVLQGHSPFKSLMERWCCQLCLSPPVFLLPLRYENQLIVATGKGEPAVVMSEYGFKKAVSLDEYASCFENIDPLAQYKKWTTKQGLDRSSLPLNTVPRYDVSSETVKAVFVVSDPVDWGRDIQVLCDVLRCGGLPGQENGHQPQPPLYFAADDLEYQAAFPSNRLGMGAFRIALESVFNRIHYNPLEYVCFGKPDPFVFKNAEAMLKQLQPSYHSDNFKEPGDSGLQSFKTLYMIGDNPSVDVKGAQQAGHPWFSILTRTGVFRGKHNHAEFPADLASQTMKLSACCKLIFINMIGSHVSPLTNYPGY from the exons ATGAGATTCCAAAAAACGGTAGCGTTTGGGTTTCCCcagataaaaaacaaagcagCGCCATTTCTGTTTCAATATCATGCCTCGCGTTCCTTCTCCTCACAGCTTCAGTCAGGGCAGAAACGACG GTCCTCTTTTGGAATCGCCTTTGATATCGATGGCGTTATTCTTCGTGGTAAAGATCCCATCGGCGGCTCTCCTCAAGCTCTGCGTAGATTATACGGAGATTCTG GAAACTTGAACGTTCCCTTTTTGTTCCTGACAAATG GAGGTGGCATTCCGGAATCGAGGAGAGCTAGTGAGTTAAGCGAACTGCTTGGAGTAAAGATTTTACCTTCTCAG GTTTTACAGGGTCATTCAccttttaaaagtttaatggaaag GTGGTGTTGTCAATTGTGCCTTTCCCCCCCTGTTTTTTTGCTTCCCCTCAGATACGAGAATCAACTCATTGTTGCCACTGGAAAAGGAGAACCTGCTGTAGTAATGTCTGAGTATGGTTTCAA AAAAGCTGTATCCTTGGACGAGTATGCTTCCTGTTTTGAAAACATTGATCCTCTGGCTCAATACAAAAAGTGGACAACTAAGCAGGGGTTGGATAGGAGCAGTCTGCCCCTGAATACAGTGCCGAGATATGATGTTTCTTCTGAAACAGTTAAGGCGGTATTTGTTGTTAGCGATCCTGTAGATTGGGGCAGGGACATTCAG GTTCTCTGTGATGTTTTAAGATGTGGAGGTCTTCCTGGACAGGAGAATGGGCATCAGCCCCAGCCTCCTCTATATTTTGCCGCTGATGATCTCGAATACCAG GCTGCGTTTCCTTCTAATCGACTTGGAATGGGTGCTTTCAGAATTGCTCTGGAGAGTGTCTTCAACAG AATTCACTATAATCCACTGGAGTATGTttgttttgggaagcctgatcCATTTGTATTTAAGAATGCTGAAGCTATGTTGAAGCAACTTCAGCCATCTTATCATAGTGATAATTTTAAGGAACCTGGAGATTCTGGGTTACAGTCATTCAAAACTCTCTATATGATTGGTGACAATCCTTCAGTTGACGTTAAAGGTGCACAACAG GCAGGACATCCTTGGTTTTCTATCCTAACAAGGACAGGTGTTTTCCGCGGGAAACATAACCATGCAGAGTTTCCTGCAGATCTGGCAAGTCAAACGATGAAACTTTCTGCATGCtgtaaattaatattcataaacATGATAGGATCACACGTTTCCCCACTGACAAATTACCCAGGTTATTGA
- the LOC133696500 gene encoding mitochondrial hydrolase YKR070W-like isoform X2, which produces MRFQKTVAFGFPQIKNKAAPFLFQYHASRSFSSQLQSGQKRRSSFGIAFDIDGVILRGKDPIGGSPQALRRLYGDSGNLNVPFLFLTNGGGIPESRRASELSELLGVKILPSQVLQGHSPFKSLMERWCCQLCLSPPVFLLPLRYENQLIVATGKGEPAVVMSEYGFKKAVSLDEYASCFENIDPLAQYKKWTTKQGLDRSSLPLNTVPRYDVSSETVKAVFVVSDPVDWGRDIQVLCDVLRCGGLPGQENGHQPQPPLYFAADDLEYQAAFPSNRLGMGAFRIALESVFNRIHYNPLEYVCFGKPDPFVFKNAEAMLKQLQPSYHSDNFKEPGDSGLQSFKTLYMIGDNPSVDVKGAQQAGHPWFSILTRTGVFRGKHNHAEFPADLVIDTVEEAVDYILERECIS; this is translated from the exons ATGAGATTCCAAAAAACGGTAGCGTTTGGGTTTCCCcagataaaaaacaaagcagCGCCATTTCTGTTTCAATATCATGCCTCGCGTTCCTTCTCCTCACAGCTTCAGTCAGGGCAGAAACGACG GTCCTCTTTTGGAATCGCCTTTGATATCGATGGCGTTATTCTTCGTGGTAAAGATCCCATCGGCGGCTCTCCTCAAGCTCTGCGTAGATTATACGGAGATTCTG GAAACTTGAACGTTCCCTTTTTGTTCCTGACAAATG GAGGTGGCATTCCGGAATCGAGGAGAGCTAGTGAGTTAAGCGAACTGCTTGGAGTAAAGATTTTACCTTCTCAG GTTTTACAGGGTCATTCAccttttaaaagtttaatggaaag GTGGTGTTGTCAATTGTGCCTTTCCCCCCCTGTTTTTTTGCTTCCCCTCAGATACGAGAATCAACTCATTGTTGCCACTGGAAAAGGAGAACCTGCTGTAGTAATGTCTGAGTATGGTTTCAA AAAAGCTGTATCCTTGGACGAGTATGCTTCCTGTTTTGAAAACATTGATCCTCTGGCTCAATACAAAAAGTGGACAACTAAGCAGGGGTTGGATAGGAGCAGTCTGCCCCTGAATACAGTGCCGAGATATGATGTTTCTTCTGAAACAGTTAAGGCGGTATTTGTTGTTAGCGATCCTGTAGATTGGGGCAGGGACATTCAG GTTCTCTGTGATGTTTTAAGATGTGGAGGTCTTCCTGGACAGGAGAATGGGCATCAGCCCCAGCCTCCTCTATATTTTGCCGCTGATGATCTCGAATACCAG GCTGCGTTTCCTTCTAATCGACTTGGAATGGGTGCTTTCAGAATTGCTCTGGAGAGTGTCTTCAACAG AATTCACTATAATCCACTGGAGTATGTttgttttgggaagcctgatcCATTTGTATTTAAGAATGCTGAAGCTATGTTGAAGCAACTTCAGCCATCTTATCATAGTGATAATTTTAAGGAACCTGGAGATTCTGGGTTACAGTCATTCAAAACTCTCTATATGATTGGTGACAATCCTTCAGTTGACGTTAAAGGTGCACAACAG GCAGGACATCCTTGGTTTTCTATCCTAACAAGGACAGGTGTTTTCCGCGGGAAACATAACCATGCAGAGTTTCCTGCAGATCTG GTTATTGATACTGTTGAAGAGGCAGTGGACTATATTCTTGAAAGGGAGTGTATTTCATAG
- the LOC133696200 gene encoding adenylate kinase 1, chloroplastic-like, producing MAVLLRNPKTIKRTTTCSIKPLSSCISRSFSSTTLNSETDLKVPSFFSCISPPLRQEPKDRNVQWVFLGCPGVGKGTYASRLSNLLGIPHIATGDLVREELNSSGTLSSQLKEIVNQGKLVSDEIIISLLSKRLEAGEAKGESGFILDGFPRTIRQAEILEGVTDIDLVVNLKLREEALLAKCLGRRICSQCGGNYNIASIDIKGENGKPGIYMAPLPAPPQCVPNLIQRADDTKEVVKERLRIYNEMSRPVEEFYRNRGKLLEFDLPGGIPESWPKLLEALNLDHEDKCTAAA from the exons ATGGCAGTTCTTTTAAGAAACCCTAAAACCATAAAAAGAACAACAACATGTTCAATAAAACCACTCTCTTCCTGTATTTCTCGAAGTTTTTCCTCAACTACGTTGAATTCCGAAACTGACCTCAAagtaccttcttttttttcttgcatttcccCCCCTCTCCGTCAAGAACCTAAGGACAGAAATGTCCAGTGGGTGTTTCTTGGCTGTCCTGGTGTAGGTAAAGGCACCTATGCTTCCCGTCTTTCCAATCTTCTCGGTATTCCTCACATCGCCACCGGTGATCTGGTCCGCGAGGAGCTCAATTCCTCTGGCACACTTTCCTCCCAG CTTAAGGAGATTGTGAATCAAGGGAAATTGGTTTCTGATGAGATTATTATAAGCTTATTGTCGAAACGTCTTGAAGCTGGAGAAGCTAAGGGTGAGTCTGGTTTCATTCTTGATGGTTTCCCTCGAACTATTAGACAAGCG GAAATTTTAGAGGGAGTAACAGACATTGACTTGGTGGTGAACCTAAAGCTTCGAGAAGAAGCTCTGCTTGCAAAATGCCTTGGGAGAAGGATTTGTAGTCAGTGTGGAGGAAATTACAACATTGCTTCCATTGACATTAAGGGTGAGAATGGGAAGCCTGGAATTTACATGGCTCCACTTCCAGCTCCTCCACAATGTGTACCGAACCTTATCCAACGAGCTGATGATACCAAAGAAGTTGTGAAGGAGCGACTTCGTATTTACAATGAAATG AGTCGACCTGTTGAGGAGTTCTACCGCAATCGTGGGAAGTTGTTGGAGTTTGATCTTCCTGGAGGAATTCCAGAATCCTGGCCAAAGCTGCTGGAAGCTCTGAATCTTGACCACGAGGATAAATGCACCGCAGCAGCATGA
- the LOC133695976 gene encoding protein TONNEAU 1a-like, with translation MDDYTREMMDLKTLVTRTLEKKGVLAKIRAELRASVFEAIEEEDRVIEKDEGLPPALLGSCNDRAKQLHASPSGRLLTALICEYLDWAQLNHTLKVYLPECNLQKDSWKAELNEFSSKNGYDLNRNGDSGPLLLDVLEGFLKFENLSQGRGAGRRVPEAESLSNVESRNIRMRRPSSSSVAGGLPPLGRPASSLASDRRAGSSMSGYRKDDYSRRYDSEELPEDVIQASAALENLQLDRKARNLTSSWRHAGDVISDDDGRVDHI, from the exons atggacgaTTACACGAGAGAAATGATGGACCTGAAAACTCTCGTCACTCGAACCCTAGAGAAGAAAGGCGTCCTTGCTAAGATCCGG GCTGAACTCAGGGCAAGTGTTTTTGAGGCAATTGAAGAGGAGGATAGGGTGATTGAAAAAGATGAAGGCTTACCTCCTGCATTATTGGGTAGCTGTAATGATCGTGCTAAACAACTTCATGCTTCTCCATCAG GGAGGCTGCTAACTGCACTGATATGTGAATACTTAGACTGGGCGCAGCTAAACCATACACTAAAAGTCTATCTACCAGAATGCAATTTG CAAAAAGATTCTTGGAAAGCTGAGTTGAATGAATTTAGTAGCAAGAATGGATATGATCTGAACAGGAATGGAGATAGCGGTCCTTTGCTTTTGGATGTTCTTGAAGGATTCTTGAAATTTGAG AATTTATCACAAGGAAGGGGTGCTGGAAGGAGAGTACCAGAGGCCGAGTCCTTATCCAATGTAGAGTCTAGGAATATACGAATGCGAAGACCCTCTTCATCATCTGTTGCTGGTGGCTTACCTCCACTAGGAAG ACCAGCTTCTTCCCTGGCATCTG ATAGGAGAGCAGGGTCTTCCATGTCTGGTTACAGGAAAGATGATTACAGTAGGAGATATGACAGTGAAGAACTTCCTGAGGATGTGATTCAAGCTTCTGCTGCCCTGGAAAACCTTCAGTTGGACAGAAAAGCTCGGAATCTTACTTCATCTTGGAG GCATGCGGGGGATGTCATCAGTGATGATGATGGGAGGGTTGACCATATTTAG
- the LOC133696500 gene encoding mitochondrial hydrolase YKR070W-like isoform X4: protein MRFQKTVAFGFPQIKNKAAPFLFQYHASRSFSSQLQSGQKRRSSFGIAFDIDGVILRGKDPIGGSPQALRRLYGDSGNLNVPFLFLTNGGGIPESRRASELSELLGVKILPSQVLQGHSPFKSLMERYENQLIVATGKGEPAVVMSEYGFKKAVSLDEYASCFENIDPLAQYKKWTTKQGLDRSSLPLNTVPRYDVSSETVKAVFVVSDPVDWGRDIQVLCDVLRCGGLPGQENGHQPQPPLYFAADDLEYQAAFPSNRLGMGAFRIALESVFNRIHYNPLEYVCFGKPDPFVFKNAEAMLKQLQPSYHSDNFKEPGDSGLQSFKTLYMIGDNPSVDVKGAQQAGHPWFSILTRTGVFRGKHNHAEFPADLVIDTVEEAVDYILERECIS, encoded by the exons ATGAGATTCCAAAAAACGGTAGCGTTTGGGTTTCCCcagataaaaaacaaagcagCGCCATTTCTGTTTCAATATCATGCCTCGCGTTCCTTCTCCTCACAGCTTCAGTCAGGGCAGAAACGACG GTCCTCTTTTGGAATCGCCTTTGATATCGATGGCGTTATTCTTCGTGGTAAAGATCCCATCGGCGGCTCTCCTCAAGCTCTGCGTAGATTATACGGAGATTCTG GAAACTTGAACGTTCCCTTTTTGTTCCTGACAAATG GAGGTGGCATTCCGGAATCGAGGAGAGCTAGTGAGTTAAGCGAACTGCTTGGAGTAAAGATTTTACCTTCTCAG GTTTTACAGGGTCATTCAccttttaaaagtttaatggaaag ATACGAGAATCAACTCATTGTTGCCACTGGAAAAGGAGAACCTGCTGTAGTAATGTCTGAGTATGGTTTCAA AAAAGCTGTATCCTTGGACGAGTATGCTTCCTGTTTTGAAAACATTGATCCTCTGGCTCAATACAAAAAGTGGACAACTAAGCAGGGGTTGGATAGGAGCAGTCTGCCCCTGAATACAGTGCCGAGATATGATGTTTCTTCTGAAACAGTTAAGGCGGTATTTGTTGTTAGCGATCCTGTAGATTGGGGCAGGGACATTCAG GTTCTCTGTGATGTTTTAAGATGTGGAGGTCTTCCTGGACAGGAGAATGGGCATCAGCCCCAGCCTCCTCTATATTTTGCCGCTGATGATCTCGAATACCAG GCTGCGTTTCCTTCTAATCGACTTGGAATGGGTGCTTTCAGAATTGCTCTGGAGAGTGTCTTCAACAG AATTCACTATAATCCACTGGAGTATGTttgttttgggaagcctgatcCATTTGTATTTAAGAATGCTGAAGCTATGTTGAAGCAACTTCAGCCATCTTATCATAGTGATAATTTTAAGGAACCTGGAGATTCTGGGTTACAGTCATTCAAAACTCTCTATATGATTGGTGACAATCCTTCAGTTGACGTTAAAGGTGCACAACAG GCAGGACATCCTTGGTTTTCTATCCTAACAAGGACAGGTGTTTTCCGCGGGAAACATAACCATGCAGAGTTTCCTGCAGATCTG GTTATTGATACTGTTGAAGAGGCAGTGGACTATATTCTTGAAAGGGAGTGTATTTCATAG